One window of the Bubalus kerabau isolate K-KA32 ecotype Philippines breed swamp buffalo chromosome 9, PCC_UOA_SB_1v2, whole genome shotgun sequence genome contains the following:
- the LOC129619423 gene encoding trace amine-associated receptor 8-like yields the protein MTSNLSQPDTVQFCYGNVNRSCIKSSYSPASRVILYTGFGFGSLLAIFGNFLVMMSVLHFKQLHSPANFLIASLACADFLVGVTVMPFSMVRSVESCWYFGARFCALHSSCDVAFCYSSLFHLCFISIDRYVAVTDPLVYPTKFTVSVSGVCISISWILPIVYSGAVFYTGVSDDGMEELVSALNCIGGCRIVVNQEWVLISVLIFFIPSLIMVILYGKIFIVAKQQALKIENTGSKAESESYKFRVAKRERKAAKTLGVTVVAFMISWLPYTIDILIDAFMGFITPAYIYEICCWGAYYNSAMNPLIYALFYPWFRKAMKVILTGGLFNDSSSTISLFSE from the coding sequence ATGACCAGCAATCTTTCCCAACCTGATACCGTGCAGTTCTGCTATGGGAATGTGAACAGATCTTGTATTAAATCTTCCTACTCACCTGCATCTCGGGTGATTCTGTACACAGGGTTTGGCTTTGGGTCTTTATTGGCTATCTTTGGAAACTTCTTGGTGATGatgtcagttcttcacttcaagCAGCTGCATTCGCCAGCCAATTTCTTGATCGCCTCTCTGGCCTGCGCGGACTTTCTGGTGGGAGTGACCGTGATGCCCTTCAGCATGGTCAGGTCCGTGGAGAGCTGCTGGTACTTTGGAGCCCGATTTTGTGCCCTTCACAGTTCCTGTGATGTGGCATTTTGTTACTCTTCTCTCTTCCACTTGTGCTTCATCTCCATCGACAGGTACGTTGCTGTTACTGACCCCCTGGTCTATCCCACCAAGTTCACGGTGTCTGTGTCAGGAGTATGCATCAGCATCTCCTGGATCCTGCCCATTGTGTACAGCGGAGCTGTGTTCTACACAGGTGTCAGTGACGATGGGATGGAGGAATTAGTAAGTGCTCTCAACTGTATAGGCGGTTGTCGAATTGTTGTAAATCAAGAATGGGTTTTGATAAGTGTTCTGATATTTTTTATACCTTCCCTCATTATGGTAATTCTTTATGGTAAGATTTTTATTGTAGCTAAACAACAAGCtctaaaaattgaaaatactgGCAGCAAAGCAGAATCAGAGAGCTACAAATTCAGAGTggccaagagagagagaaaagcagctAAAACCCTGGGGGTCACAGTAGTAGCATTTATGATTTCATGGTTACCATATACAATTGATATATTAATTGATGCCTTTATGGGTTTCATAACCCCGGCCTATATTTATGAGATTTGCTGTTGGGGTGCCTATTATAATTCAGCCATGAACCCTTTGATTTATGCTTTATTTTACCCTTGGTTTAGGAAAGCCATGAAAGTCATTTTAACTGGGGGACTTTTTAATGATAGTTCATCAACCATTAGTTTATTTTCAGAATGA
- the LOC129659900 gene encoding trace amine-associated receptor 7a-like: MNSSSPSVAAVQLCYERLNGSCVKTPYSLGPRLILYTVFGFGAVLAVFGNLLVMISILHFKQLHSPTNFLIASLACADFMVGVTVMPFSIVRSAESCWYFGESDCQFHSCFDVSFCLASIYHLCFISLDRYIAVTEPLVYPIRFTVSVSGMCIAFSWLFLIIYSFSLFGTGANAVGLEDLVSALTCVGGCQIAMNQSWVLVNFLLFFIPTLVMIVLYSKIFLIAKQQARIIESLNIRTGRCSESYQDRVAKRERKAARTLGVAVLAFLVSWLPYFLDSIIDAFLGFITPTYVYEILVWIAYYNSAMNPLIYAFFYPWFRKAIKLIVTGKVLRANSSTVNLFSG, encoded by the coding sequence ATGAACAGCAGCTCACCCAGCGTTGCAGCTGTGCAGCTCTGCTACGAGCGCCTGAACGGATCCTGTGTGAAAACCCCATACTCACTAGGTCCCCGCCTGATCCTGTACACAGTGTTTGGTTTTGGAGCTGTGCTGGCTGTATTTGGAAATCTCTTGGTAATGATTTCCATTCTCCACTTCAAGCAGCTGCATTCTCCAACCAATTTTTTGATCGCTTCCCTGGCTTGTGCGGATTTCATGGTGGGAGTGACTGTGATGCCCTTCAGCATAGTGAGGTCTGCGGAGAGCTGCTGGTATTTTGGGGAGAGTGACTGTCAATTTCATTCCTGTTTTGATGTGTCATTCTGTCTAGCTTCCATCTACCACTTGTGCTTTATCTCTCTGGACAGGTACATTGCGGTCACTGAGCCCCTGGTCTATCCAATCAGGTTCACTGTGTCTGTTTCTGGCATGTGTATTGCCTTCTCCTGGctctttttgattatttattctttttctctttttggcacAGGAGCAAATGCAGTTGGACTGGAGGATCTAGTAAGTGCTCTCACCTGTGTGGGAGGCTGTCAAATTGCAATGAATCAAAGTTGGGTATTGgtgaattttctattatttttcatccCCACCCTTGTGATGATAGTTCTTTACTCCAAGATTTTCCTCATTGCTAAACAGCAGGCTAGAATAATTGAGAGTCTGAACATTAGGACTGGGAGATGCTCAGAAAGCTACCAAGACAGAGTGgccaagagggagagaaaggcagCGAGAACACTGGGCGTCGCAGTGCTGGCGTTTCTGGTCTCCTGGCTGCCTTACTTCCTGGATTCCATCATTGATGCCTTCCTAGGTTTCATCACTCCCACATATGTTTATGAAATACTGGTTTGGATTGCTTATTATAACTCAGCTATGAACCCCTTGATTTATGCTTTCTTTTATCCTTGGTTTCGAAAAGCCATCAAACTCATTGTCACTGGCAAAGTCTTGAGAGCGAATTCCTCGACAGTAAATTTATTTTCTGGGTAA
- the LOC129619424 gene encoding trace amine-associated receptor 6-like gives MSSNSSPTAAVQLCYEHLNGSCVKSPYSPAFRVILYMVYGFGAVLAMFGNLLVMTAILHFKQLHSPTNCLIASLACADFLVGVTVMPFSMVRSVESCWYFGRTFCTFYTCFDVAFCYCSLFHLSFISINRYIAVTDPLVYHTKFTMSVSCICISISWILPLTYSGAVFYTGANENGLEELSSALNCAGGCQTVVNQNWVLIDFLSFFIPTLVMIILYSNIFLVARQQAKKIENTGSKTESSSDSYTSRVAKRERKAAKTLGITVITFMISWLPYSINSLIDAFRGFITPAYIYETCCWCAYYNSAMNPLIYALFYPWFKKAIKVIVSGRVFKDSSGSMNLSSEQM, from the coding sequence ATGAGCAGCAACTCGTCCCCCACTGCAGCTGTGCAGCTCTGCTATGAGCACCTGAACGGATCCTGTGTGAAAAGCCCCTACTCACCTGCATTCCGCGTGATTCTGTACATGGTGTATGGCTTTGGGGCTGTCCTGGCCATGTTTGGAAACCTCCTGGTGATGACTGCCATCCTTCATTTCAAGCAGCTGCACTCACCAACCAATTGTCTCATCGCCTCTCTGGCCTGTGCAGACTTTCTGGTGGGAGTGACTGTGATGCCCTTCAGCATGGTCAGGTCTGTGGAGAGCTGTTGGTACTTCGGGCGAACTTTCTGCACTTTTTACACATGCTTTGACGTAGCATTTTGTTACTGTTCTCTCTTCCACCTGTCCTTCATCTCCATCAACAGGTACATTGCTGTTACTGACCCTCTGGTCTATCACACCAAGTTCACGATGTCTGTGTCATGCATATGCATCAGCATCTCCTGGATCCTGCCCCTTACTTACAGTGGCGCCGTGTTCTACACGGGTGCCAATGAGAATGGGCTAGAGGAACTGTCTAGTGCCCTCAACTGTGCAGGAGGTTGCCAGACAGTTGTAAATCAAAACTGGGTATTGATAGATTTTCTGTCCTTCTTTATACCTACCCTTGTCATGATCATTCTCTACAGTAATATTTTTCTTGTGGCCAGACAACAGGCTAAAAAGATTGAAAATACTGGTAGCAAAACAGAGTCCTCATCAGACAGTTACACATCCAGAGTagccaagagagagagaaaagcagctAAAACCCTGGGTATCACGGTCATAACATTCATGATTTCATGGTTACCATACAGTATTAACTCATTAATTGATGCCTTTAGGGGCTTCATAACCCCAGCCTATATTTATGAGACTTGCTGTTGGTGTGCTTATTACAATTCAGCCATGAACCCCTTGATCTATGCTTTATTTTACCCTTGGTTTAAGAAAGCCATCAAAGTCATTGTGAGTGGTCGGGTTTTCAAGGATAGTTCTGGGAGCATGAATTTGTCCTCTGAACAAATGTAA
- the LOC129659901 gene encoding trace amine-associated receptor 7a-like yields MSSASPSAAAVQLCYEHLNGSCVKTPYSPGPRLILYTVFIFGAVLAVFGNLLVMISILHFKQLHSPTNFLIASLACADFLVGVTVMPFSTVRSVESCWYFGQRYCQLHSCFEGSFCYASIYHLCFISLDRYIAVTDPLVYPTRFTVSVSGMCIASSWLFSIIFSFSLFGTGANAAGLEDLVSALTCVGGCQIAVNQSWVFVSFLVFFIPTLVMITVYFKIFLIAKQQARKIESLNNKTGRCSDSFQDRVAKRERKAARTLGVAVLAFLVSWLPYFLDSIIDAFLGFITPTYVYEILVWIAYYNSAMNPLIYAFFYPWFRKAIKLIVTGKVLRANSSTVNLFSG; encoded by the coding sequence ATGAGCAGTGCGTCTCCTTCTGCTGCAGCTGTGCAGCTCTGCTACGAGCACCTGAACGGATCCTGTGTGAAAACCCCCTACTCACCAGGCCCCCGCCTCATCCTGTACACAGTGTTCATCTTTGGAGCTGTGCTGGCTGTGTTTGGAAATCTCCTGGTGATGATTTCCATTCTCCACTTCAAGCAGCTGCATTCTCCTACCAACTTCTTGATTGCTTCTCTGGCCTGTGCTGACTTCTTGGTGGGAGTGACTGTGATGCCCTTCAGCACAGTGAGGTCCGTGGAGAGCTGCTGGTACTTTGGGCAGCGTTACTGTCAACTCCACTCCTGTTTTGAAGGCTCATTCTGTTACGCTTCCATCTACCACTTGTGCTTTATCTCTCTGGACAGGTACATTGCAGTCACTGACCCCCTGGTCTATCCAACCAGGTTCACTGTGTCTGTTTCTGGCATGTGTATTGCCTCCTCTTGgctcttttctattattttttctttttctctttttggcacAGGAGCGAATGCAGCTGGACTGGAGGATCTAGTAAGTGCTCTCACCTGTGTGGGAGGCTGTCAAATTGCAGTGAATCAGAGTTGGGTATTTGTCAGTTTCCTTGTATTTTTCATCCCCACCCTTGTCATGATAACTGTTTACTTCAAGATTTTCCTCATTGCTAAACAACAGGCTAGAAAAATTGAGAGTCTGAACAACAAGACTGGGCGATGCTCAGACAGCTTCCAAGACAGAGTggccaagagagagagaaaggcagcaAGAACACTGGGCGTCGCAGTGCTGGCGTTTCTGGTCTCCTGGCTGCCTTACTTCCTGGATTCCATCATTGATGCCTTCCTAGGTTTCATCACTCCCACATATGTTTATGAAATACTGGTTTGGATTGCTTATTATAACTCAGCTATGAACCCCTTGATTTATGCTTTCTTTTATCCTTGGTTTCGAAAAGCCATCAAACTCATTGTCACTGGCAAAGTCTTGAGAGCGAATTCCTCGACAGTAAATTTATTTTCTGGGTAA